One stretch of Arachis hypogaea cultivar Tifrunner chromosome 20, arahy.Tifrunner.gnm2.J5K5, whole genome shotgun sequence DNA includes these proteins:
- the LOC112783815 gene encoding large ribosomal subunit protein P1 produces the protein MGSSELGCTYASLILHDEEIPITAEKINTLLKAANVTVEAFWPSLFAKLAQKRNIEDLVLNAGSGGGGAVAVAAPAGGAAAGGAAEAAPAKEEKKEEPKEESDDDMGFSLFD, from the exons ATGGGTTCCAGCGAGTTGGGCTGCACCTATGCCTCTTTGATTCTCCACGACGAAGAGATCCCAATCACT GCGGAGAAGATTAACACTTTGTTGAAGGCTGCTAATGTTACAGTTGAGGCATTCTGGCCCAGCCTCTTCGCAAAGCTTGCTCAGAAGAGGAACATCGAGGATCTCGTCTTGAACGCCGGATCTGGTGGCGGTGGTGCCGTCGCCGTCGCAGCTCCTGCTGGCGGTGCCGCCGCCGGTGGTGCTGCTGAAGCCGCACCTgccaaggaggagaagaag GAGGAGCCCAAGGAAGAGAGTGACGATGACATGGGCTTCAGTTTGTTTGAttag